In the SAR324 cluster bacterium genome, one interval contains:
- a CDS encoding sulfatase-like hydrolase/transferase, producing MTLPRNVLFIMADQLRWDCLSRYGDSLVSTPNIDLLAKEGVTFDRAYCQSPICGPSRMSFYTGRYSQSHGATWNGIPLKVGELTLGDFMREQGLATWLVGKTHFYPDLSGIKRMGIGLDSPTGQLLQQCGFQILDRMEGLYPEGPKGRCNPLKSTYEKYLNNLGYSGQNPWNDWANSAEGENGAVLEGWYMQHAHRPARVAEEHSETAYTTNRALEFLKLHGQSPWCLHLSYIKPHWPYIAPSPYHRLFRDLELPSAIRSQNELKNPHPIYEALTKIRVSRAFSKREVRDRVLPTYLGLVKQLDDHLGRLFQFMKDQGSFDQTLIIFTSDHGDYLGDHWLGEKDWFHEPSVKIPLIIRDPSQSANSSRGSRSTELVESIDLIPTFIEALGGAFPDHILEGKSLKPLLHSESTKSIRECAISEYDYSVAPISSLLNADPKKARIYMVATHRWKYIHTVGYRPVLFDLQEDPMELNDLGDDAGYSKIKRELNDQLLEWSLRHSQRITMSNSGLVSRRGRSEGLGIRIGYW from the coding sequence ATGACTCTTCCTAGGAATGTACTTTTCATCATGGCAGACCAACTTCGCTGGGATTGCTTGTCCCGCTATGGAGATTCCCTAGTTTCAACTCCAAACATTGACCTACTCGCCAAGGAGGGGGTCACTTTTGACAGGGCCTATTGCCAATCTCCCATATGTGGACCTTCCCGCATGTCTTTTTACACAGGTCGTTATTCACAGTCACACGGTGCTACTTGGAATGGAATTCCTCTAAAAGTAGGAGAACTCACTCTAGGTGATTTTATGAGAGAGCAAGGCTTGGCGACCTGGCTTGTCGGCAAAACTCATTTCTATCCTGATCTCTCTGGTATAAAACGAATGGGCATTGGGCTAGACTCCCCCACTGGCCAATTACTCCAACAATGTGGTTTCCAGATTCTTGATCGGATGGAAGGACTTTATCCAGAAGGACCCAAAGGAAGATGCAATCCTCTCAAATCAACCTATGAAAAATATTTGAATAACCTCGGCTACTCTGGCCAGAACCCTTGGAATGATTGGGCAAACTCAGCGGAGGGAGAGAATGGGGCGGTATTGGAAGGTTGGTACATGCAGCACGCTCATCGACCTGCGAGGGTTGCAGAAGAGCATTCAGAAACAGCTTACACAACAAATCGTGCACTTGAATTTCTAAAACTGCATGGCCAATCTCCATGGTGTCTTCATTTATCCTACATCAAACCCCATTGGCCTTATATTGCTCCATCTCCCTACCATCGATTATTTCGAGATCTTGAACTCCCATCAGCGATTAGATCGCAAAATGAGTTGAAGAATCCCCATCCAATCTATGAAGCACTAACTAAAATACGAGTAAGTAGAGCATTCTCTAAGAGAGAAGTCCGTGATCGTGTCTTGCCAACATATCTTGGCCTCGTCAAACAGTTAGATGACCACCTCGGCAGACTATTTCAGTTCATGAAAGACCAAGGGTCATTCGATCAAACGTTAATTATTTTCACTTCAGATCACGGGGATTATCTAGGGGATCATTGGTTGGGGGAGAAAGATTGGTTTCACGAACCGTCCGTAAAGATTCCTTTGATTATTCGAGATCCTTCTCAATCGGCTAATTCCTCACGTGGGTCAAGATCCACAGAGTTAGTGGAATCAATTGACCTGATTCCAACATTCATCGAAGCCTTGGGAGGAGCTTTCCCAGATCATATTCTTGAGGGAAAATCTCTCAAACCTTTGCTGCACAGTGAATCTACTAAGTCCATTCGAGAATGCGCAATCAGCGAATACGATTACTCAGTTGCTCCAATATCTTCACTACTAAACGCAGATCCAAAAAAAGCTCGGATCTACATGGTGGCCACTCACCGTTGGAAATACATTCATACTGTCGGATATCGTCCAGTTCTGTTCGATTTGCAGGAGGATCCTATGGAGCTGAATGATCTTGGAGATGACGCTGGCTACTCCAAAATTAAACGTGAACTTAATGACCAACTCCTGGAGTGGAGTCTCCGTCATTCACAAAGAATCACGATGTCTAATTCAGGGTTGGTTTCTCGGCGGGGCCGTTCAGAGGGTTTGGGAATTAGGATAGGTTATTGGTAA
- a CDS encoding sigma-70 family RNA polymerase sigma factor, whose amino-acid sequence MEALNFVNADNTTNHHLAFAGVLEASDSSEDEGNFVAKSARSSAVDKEKSSIQDSFQLYVKDVSRVELLDRKQESALAKKIESHRQKIEEILFGSKLVFDEIQNLAQRLENGEITIRHITVVNDDDDFETDEESRVETLVQQLRLVSDDFISRQMIKNSGQASKLNRLEKEEIDKLSNRIHSQIQWISFNQSQIEKFTEFLVQRVREIECASEQIAELQQSQSVESKKLFKSMQSWEEAKKPGNVPIEAALQLEIKDLEGQSFKDVLQEYQLLESVMKWKKDLVEQTGQDEKEFLSQVMKLQKSLEVMKTAKNRLMEANLRLVVSIARKYFHCGLGIEDLIQEGNLGLMRAIEKFDYERGCKLSTYANWWIRQSMSRAIADHSRTIRIPVHMIDKGKRVLKTSQQLGMELGRQPTLVEVVERSRMPEELVHELLHNMNDPLSIDKPYGSEEGSTLQNVVPDQNVVDPLQTMMKTDLSEVIEEMLTQLPPRQEKIVKMRFGIGHKREYTLDEIGKEFKITRERIRQLLFQALVKLRHPCRSNFLRGYYVEGC is encoded by the coding sequence ATGGAAGCTCTAAATTTTGTAAACGCAGACAATACAACCAATCATCATCTCGCATTTGCTGGAGTTTTAGAAGCTTCTGATTCAAGTGAAGATGAAGGAAATTTTGTGGCTAAATCAGCGCGTTCATCTGCTGTGGATAAAGAGAAATCTTCGATTCAGGATTCTTTTCAACTTTATGTAAAAGATGTCAGCAGGGTCGAACTGCTTGATCGCAAACAAGAGTCAGCACTAGCCAAAAAAATTGAATCACATCGTCAAAAGATTGAAGAGATCCTTTTCGGATCAAAACTGGTTTTTGATGAAATCCAAAACTTGGCACAACGACTGGAGAATGGAGAGATCACCATTCGTCACATCACTGTTGTTAATGATGATGATGATTTTGAGACGGATGAAGAGAGCCGAGTTGAGACCTTAGTTCAGCAACTTCGTCTGGTTTCTGATGATTTCATTTCAAGGCAAATGATCAAAAATTCTGGTCAAGCTTCAAAACTAAACCGATTGGAAAAGGAAGAGATAGATAAATTGTCCAATAGAATCCATTCGCAGATTCAGTGGATTTCTTTCAATCAAAGCCAGATTGAAAAATTCACAGAATTTCTTGTTCAACGAGTTCGAGAAATTGAATGTGCAAGCGAGCAAATTGCCGAGCTTCAACAATCCCAGAGTGTAGAATCCAAAAAGCTTTTCAAGTCGATGCAAAGTTGGGAGGAAGCAAAAAAACCTGGAAATGTCCCAATAGAGGCTGCCCTACAATTGGAAATTAAGGATCTGGAAGGACAGTCATTTAAGGACGTCTTGCAGGAATATCAATTGCTGGAATCAGTCATGAAGTGGAAAAAAGATTTGGTTGAACAGACTGGTCAGGATGAAAAGGAATTTTTATCCCAAGTGATGAAATTACAGAAATCACTAGAAGTCATGAAGACAGCGAAAAACCGTCTAATGGAAGCCAATCTTCGACTTGTCGTTAGCATTGCCCGCAAGTACTTCCATTGTGGACTGGGGATCGAGGATCTAATTCAGGAAGGCAATTTGGGGCTGATGAGGGCTATCGAAAAGTTCGACTACGAGCGAGGTTGCAAATTATCCACTTACGCAAACTGGTGGATTCGCCAGTCGATGTCCAGAGCAATTGCAGATCATTCGAGAACCATTCGGATCCCAGTTCACATGATTGATAAAGGGAAACGCGTACTGAAGACCTCTCAGCAATTGGGGATGGAATTGGGACGTCAGCCGACACTGGTTGAGGTAGTCGAGCGCAGCAGGATGCCAGAAGAACTTGTCCATGAATTGTTGCACAACATGAATGATCCTCTTTCCATCGACAAGCCATATGGAAGTGAGGAGGGAAGCACCCTGCAGAATGTGGTGCCAGATCAAAATGTGGTGGATCCTCTTCAAACTATGATGAAAACTGACCTCTCAGAGGTTATTGAGGAGATGCTGACACAGCTACCGCCACGTCAGGAGAAAATTGTCAAAATGCGATTTGGAATTGGTCACAAGCGGGAGTACACACTCGATGAAATTGGCAAGGAATTTAAAATTACTCGGGAGCGGATCCGACAGCTACTTTTTCAAGCGCTTGTTAAATTACGACATCCTTGCCGAAGCAATTTTCTGAGAGGCTACTACGTGGAGGGATGTTGA